In the genome of Fusarium poae strain DAOMC 252244 chromosome 1, whole genome shotgun sequence, the window ACAGACTTGCGTGGCGGCTGCTCCCCAACTTCTGTACGGTCGATACCAAGAGCATATTCTCGGAGCCTCTCGCCGGTTTTCGGCCCTAGGATTGAAACAAGGCGCTCTTTTGACACTTCTCGCAAGTCTTTGACTAACACGACACCGATGTCCTCGAGCTTTCCGCCAATACTCCTGGCAACACCAGGAAGCTGATCAACTTTGAGCTCGCCGATCATACCCATCACATCGCTTGGTTCCAATTGGTATTGGCCTGCAGGCTTGGCTTTCCGTAGCGCGACTTTGGCTTGTAAAATGTTTGCACCAATTCCAACAGAAACATGACAGTCTGTGAGGGATTTGATTTTCTCACGAAGGTCTTTTGCAATATTATTTGCCATGTCCCTCTCCTGAGCAACGGTCACTGGGTCAGGCCTCATGTCTTGAGACCCAGTGGATTTCATAACAACTGATGTTATGTCAATGAGAGCCTCGTCGATGCTGACGCTTTGAACCACTCCACCAACGTCTAGGATTGACTCATAGAACAGGCGACTGGCTTCTTCATATGCAGGAAAGTCGTAAGGAAGCACCTTTAAATCTGGGCACAACTCGAGGGCTGATTTCATCCACATGCCGTTTTTTACTCCAAACTCTCGAGCAGGATAGTTGCAGCTTGCAATTTCTGATCCAGACCCTGTGCTGTGCGCAACAACTGCCGGCTTGGTAATGAACTCGGGTTTCTTCTTTAATGACACTGCACAAAAGAAGCTGTCAAAATCGACATGTATAACATATCGTCGCGGGTTTGGATGCTTCTTGGCGTTAAGAGTCGATTGTCCCTTCTCTATAGCTAATCGTTGCATTCTTGATTTCAACTCGGCTTTCCACGTAGAGAGGTGGTGCAGTCGACTCTCAGAATAGAACTGCTTTAGAAAGTCAGGGTTGGCAGTCGAGGATTTTCTGATTCGTGGATCGGATAACAGTTGTGCATTGTGCTCTTCGGATGTCATCGGTTTGGAAGGCTCCTGTGCCTTGGTATGGACTGTGGGTGCAGATACTGCTTCTGCTTGAGATTCGGTATTACCATTATCGACTCTATTCGTTTGTGATTGACACGGAGTCGCGATTGGTTGATGCGCGATAGGAGATCTAGGACGTGCCTCTGGCTTCTTGAAAGAGGCGATGTCGCTTTCCGTCAGTGTTGTGCCTGGTGTTCGACCTATACCGCGAATTGGTGTGTGGTCCTTCTCAATGACCTGACTTAAAGATTGGCTAGGTAGAGCTGGTGCCTTGAATTGGCCAGTATAGAAACTGTTATCGCTCTGTTCACGATATCCTTCCTTGACACGAGGAGTTGATGGTGCCAAACCACTACTCCCGTCAAACGTAAGCACTTTCTGTCTCGGACCCTCGTCCAAGACGCGATAGTTTGAccatggaagaagctgtcCTGCTTGGATAGAATCCATGATCCATGCAGGTTTGACGATCCGGTACCGGTTGAAGTCGACAGACTTTTTGGGAGGCAGGGTCGAAGCAATGATATGTGTAGCCATTGTTTTGGAGTCCAAGTATTGTAGAAAACCACCACCATGCTGCACTATCTCACGATGCAGACTGTGATGGTGAGCTGATATTCAAACCAAAATTGTCAAAGAGATACTTACACATGCAATGACGGTTGAGTATACCCTGTCACATGCGCGACGATACCCTTGAATATTTGCGGCCTGTCTGACTTTGCGCGCGTCTCAGCATCCAGATTTTGGAGTTTGATTCTCTTGCGCCTGAAATACTCGTTGAAACCACCAAACTCACTGCCCTCGTATTCATCTCCACCTTCATTTTCAAATGTATGCGCCTCGATGCGCTTTCTCACTTGAGAAGAGTTTTTATCCAGGACACTTCCCATTTTgcctctttgtctttgatgaCCGTGTTGTGTTTTGTCGGTAAGTTCACAATAATTAGTGGCGAGTTAATGCGCCCGTTGACGAATCCTGATCATCACTACCTCCGCATCACATTATTATTTCAGAGCAAAATAATATATGATATATATCGAAGATTGTGATTATCATTCAGAATCCAATATGCGAGTACGCTTCTGCGCTGCTTGCGAGGTTCTCATAAGATGCGACGAACTAAGGCGTGAGTTAGTGATGTCAAAAGCGCGTAGAGTGGAGCACTAAAGCGCGTTTTGACACGATAACTCGTGACATGTGTGCACAGCCACATGCATGATTAGCCACAAAGTAGTATCCATGTACCTCTATGTATGTCGAGGTCTGAATGCGACATACAAAATCCCAACTGATTACAACATCATCTCAGCCTTTTGGTTGTTCAGTGCTCCTTTACACGGGCAATTTCTTTCAAGATGAATAATGACCAGTTTCGTAAGCTTATAGCTGCAAATTCACAAAAGAGCTCCGCCAGCAAAGATGGCGCAACCGCATCATCCCCAGCTGGTGGAAATGCACTTGGTTCAAGACAAAGATCAAGCATCCCAATGACACCGTAAGTTAATACTAGATACCGTCTGAAAATACACTAACGCAATGCAACAGACGTGCCGTAGCTGGTGCTCAAGCGGACTTTGCGCGACAACTTGCCGAGCGCAACAATGCGGCTCGGCCCCAGAGGAAATTTAAGTCTTATGACCCCAAGGGTATCAAACTTGCGTCAGGCTATACCGATCGATCGAAGGAACGCGACGAAGAAACAGATGATGAACGAGTAGAAAAGCTCAAAGAACTCGAAAAGCAACTGAAAGATGAGGAGATCGACCAGGAAACATTCGAGAAGCGACGATTTGAGATTGCAGGCGGAGATCTAAGCAGCACACATCTGGTCAAGGGTCTTgattttaagcttttaaaaagaattcgAGATGGAGAGAATATCTACGGTGAGGAGAAAGACGAGCCCGAGAAAGAGACTGAACCGGAAGCCGAACCGGAAATCGACATCGACAATGAGCTTGAGCAACTAGAAGGAAAGGAAGTCGAAGCAATTACTAAAGAAAAGGCtgagacgaagaagaaaggtCAACTATCAACAGTATCTCTGGCACCTGGGAAAAAGCGAACACGCAACCAAATATTGGCAGAATTAAAGGCAGCACGAGAAGCGGCCAAAGCACAACAGGCAAACGCACTTGGTGATCGGTTCAAGAAGGTCGGTATCAAGCAAAAGGCTGGTTCACGAATAGAGCGCGACCACAAAGGACGAGAAGTTTTAATCATCGTGGACGAAGACGGACacgagaagaggaaggttCGCAAAGTCCAGCCTGGTACTGGCGAAGACGAGAGCGACCGGAATGATCTCTTGATGCCAGACAAGGATGCAAAGCCCCTTGGCATGGAGGTCCCAGAGCAGTACAAGAAAACGGAAGAGGAGCCCAAAGAGGACGAGGATATGGACATCTTTGATGGTGTAGGTGATGATTACGATCCCTTAGCTGGCATGGATGGTTCAGACTCAGATTCCGATACGGAGGATGATTCCAAGAAAGCGAAACAACAGAAAACCGGTGAAGAGCCCACTGCAGACACTTCgatgccgccgccgccgagaCCGCAAGCACCTCGGAATTATTTCGAAGGCGCCAAGACAGGTCTTGTGTCGGAAGAAGAACGGAACAAAGCACCATCTATGTCTGATCCTGCAATCATGGCAGCGTTCAAGCGTGCGGCGGCTCTCAATCCGATCAAGACAGagaaagatgacgacgaagacgacgaagacgacgacgaggatggcgaggatgaagaagcaagAAACAAGGCAATGGAAGAACGAAAGAAGAGACTCATGCAAATGGCAGATCGAGATGACGAAGATCTGGACATGGGCTTCGGTACAAGTCGCCTTGCTGACGAGGAAGACTTTGACGAGAGAAAGGTCAAGCTCTCGAAGTGGGGTGGAAAAGacaacgacgatgatgatgaaggacaATCAAAAGGTGGGCCAAAACGAAAGCGAGGCGCAAAGAAGCGAAAGGGCGATGCTAATAATGCTGCCGATGTGTTGCGTGTGATGGAAGCGCGCAAGAAGACATAGAGACACGGCCTTGGCTACCAGGAGTCAAGATTGCTATCATGAAACATATTCGGCACAAAGCCAACTCTACCTAGATACCCCAGGCAGTATAATTAGTTGTTTGTCATAATAAGTCCATCCAAGCATCTTTTTTGTGTGCaatttttcttcttcttttttctctatGAGTGTAACCTCCTGCCTGAGGAGGAAGTTGCTTTGTTTAGTTTGGCTGCTAGTCAAGTTCCATACCAACTACCAACTTACTATACTTACCTAGGCCAGTCAAACAAAATGCCTGGGATGTGCGCCCCAGATTTCAGTCAGTTGAGTGAAGTTTGCTCCAAGCTAACCTAAGAAACAACCAGCAAAATGAGGGGAAGATAACCCCACCATTACTAGAGCTTCCAGGGTCTATTAAAGAGTCCTGTAGGCTGATAAAACGTCACAACTTTAACAACTCACTTGCAACCGATATTCT includes:
- a CDS encoding hypothetical protein (BUSCO:5086at5125), whose protein sequence is MGSVLDKNSSQVRKRIEAHTFENEGGDEYEGSEFGGFNEYFRRKRIKLQNLDAETRAKSDRPQIFKGIVAHVTGYTQPSLHVLHREIVQHGGGFLQYLDSKTMATHIIASTLPPKKSVDFNRYRIVKPAWIMDSIQAGQLLPWSNYRVLDEGPRQKVLTFDGSSGLAPSTPRVKEGYREQSDNSFYTGQFKAPALPSQSLSQVIEKDHTPIRGIGRTPGTTLTESDIASFKKPEARPRSPIAHQPIATPCQSQTNRVDNGNTESQAEAVSAPTVHTKAQEPSKPMTSEEHNAQLLSDPRIRKSSTANPDFLKQFYSESRLHHLSTWKAELKSRMQRLAIEKGQSTLNAKKHPNPRRYVIHVDFDSFFCAVSLKKKPEFITKPAVVAHSTGSGSEIASCNYPAREFGVKNGMWMKSALELCPDLKVLPYDFPAYEEASRLFYESILDVGGVVQSVSIDEALIDITSVVMKSTGSQDMRPDPVTVAQERDMANNIAKDLREKIKSLTDCHVSVGIGANILQAKVALRKAKPAGQYQLEPSDVMGMIGELKVDQLPGVARSIGGKLEDIGVVLVKDLREVSKERLVSILGPKTGERLREYALGIDRTEVGEQPPRKSVSAEVNWGIRFINQPEAEEFVYNLCKELEKRLLNENVRGKQFTMKIMRRSIDAPLDPAKSLGHGKCDTFNKSTTFGVATNDQQVIGKEAVNILRSFKFSPGDLRGLGVQMTKLEPIKTNLAAPDGSQKKLTFSVFTKPSPARKSSTAEQIYEIESPEKQKATTGRGVAEDPIADDPLTPRRQKIHPAMALTKASEDDAKAKTPLNISGTQFIIPKDVDPTILAELPSSIRSKLMAQKSRMPQEAESPVPKSRCESPIPFDVCPTQVDPEVFNALPDEMKAEIMATYGRRPKQPTPHQSPRKDRTIQPRKPTTPSKRGRPRGLFGKAQRQRDAQAGLLQTNFRSLNQVGDAFQEEDVVEELDSEFLAELPEDVRKEVVEDHNRRKKAQQMRLEAPLRKHNSTDTDAALPGGQLRIQFAPVPRKISFSSSGVTSTQEIKDMLDAWHTETRKNGPHRGDIEVLEKFLDQVVQEERDLEKATKLVKWLDVLVEQDGREGRGQENWRRSVEGIKVIVQQAVKQRGMAPLKF
- a CDS encoding hypothetical protein (BUSCO:41234at5125) produces the protein MNNDQFRKLIAANSQKSSASKDGATASSPAGGNALGSRQRSSIPMTPRAVAGAQADFARQLAERNNAARPQRKFKSYDPKGIKLASGYTDRSKERDEETDDERVEKLKELEKQLKDEEIDQETFEKRRFEIAGGDLSSTHLVKGLDFKLLKRIRDGENIYGEEKDEPEKETEPEAEPEIDIDNELEQLEGKEVEAITKEKAETKKKGQLSTVSLAPGKKRTRNQILAELKAAREAAKAQQANALGDRFKKVGIKQKAGSRIERDHKGREVLIIVDEDGHEKRKVRKVQPGTGEDESDRNDLLMPDKDAKPLGMEVPEQYKKTEEEPKEDEDMDIFDGVGDDYDPLAGMDGSDSDSDTEDDSKKAKQQKTGEEPTADTSMPPPPRPQAPRNYFEGAKTGLVSEEERNKAPSMSDPAIMAAFKRAAALNPIKTEKDDDEDDEDDDEDGEDEEARNKAMEERKKRLMQMADRDDEDLDMGFGTSRLADEEDFDERKVKLSKWGGKDNDDDDEGQSKGGPKRKRGAKKRKGDANNAADVLRVMEARKKT